A genomic region of Leptolyngbya sp. FACHB-261 contains the following coding sequences:
- a CDS encoding glucose 1-dehydrogenase, translating to MRLEGKVALVTGSSQGIGQAIAIRLAEEGASIVINYRSHPEGAEETLSKVKAAGGQCHMVDGFTVQADTGTVANVQRMIADSISHFGKLDILVNNAGIEKNADFWDVTEADYDAVMNVNLKGVFFATQAFVKHLLATQQPGKIINISSVHEELPFPHFAAYCASKGGLKMLTRNLAVELAPSGITINNVAPGAIETPINTKLLNDPEKLGALLKNIPLGRLGKPRDVASIVAFLASADADYITGTTSFVDGGLLWNYQEQ from the coding sequence ATGAGACTGGAAGGTAAGGTGGCGCTAGTTACGGGCAGTAGCCAGGGCATTGGCCAAGCGATTGCCATTCGTTTGGCGGAGGAAGGGGCCAGCATTGTCATTAACTACCGCTCCCACCCAGAAGGCGCAGAAGAGACCCTGTCCAAGGTGAAAGCAGCAGGGGGTCAGTGCCATATGGTAGATGGTTTTACCGTGCAGGCAGACACCGGAACCGTTGCCAATGTGCAGCGCATGATTGCAGACAGTATCTCCCACTTTGGCAAGCTAGATATTTTAGTGAATAACGCTGGCATTGAAAAGAATGCCGACTTTTGGGATGTCACAGAAGCCGATTACGATGCGGTAATGAACGTGAACCTGAAGGGTGTTTTCTTCGCTACACAGGCTTTTGTGAAACACCTGTTGGCCACCCAGCAGCCCGGTAAGATTATCAATATCAGTTCAGTGCATGAGGAATTGCCCTTTCCTCACTTTGCAGCTTATTGCGCCAGCAAAGGGGGCTTAAAAATGCTGACTCGCAACCTAGCAGTTGAGTTAGCCCCTTCGGGAATCACAATTAACAATGTAGCTCCCGGAGCAATCGAGACTCCAATCAATACAAAGCTCTTGAATGATCCAGAGAAGTTGGGCGCACTCCTGAAAAACATTCCTCTAGGCCGCTTGGGTAAACCGAGAGATGTGGCGTCAATTGTCGCATTTTTGGCATCTGCTGACGCGGACTACATAACAGGCACAACCTCTTTTGTCGATGGTGGCCTGCTCTGGAATTACCAGGAGCAATAG
- a CDS encoding alpha/beta fold hydrolase translates to MLNPVLLVHGIDDTELIFTPLRAHLEEQGWTVHTLNLRPNNGDVGLDKLAAQVRDRADQLFAPSERFDLVGFSMGGIVSRYYVQRLGGLERVERFITIASPHHGTWMGFARNNLGAAQMRPNSPFLRELNRDVATLEKVQFTSLWTPYDLMIVPANSSELPVGRNLQVPILTHAWMINHPRSFQILTESLSAPLVKA, encoded by the coding sequence ATGCTCAATCCTGTTTTGCTGGTTCACGGCATCGACGACACCGAATTGATTTTTACACCCCTACGCGCCCATTTAGAAGAACAGGGTTGGACCGTACACACGCTCAACCTTAGACCCAACAATGGCGATGTTGGCCTGGACAAATTGGCTGCGCAGGTGCGCGATCGGGCCGATCAATTGTTTGCACCTAGCGAACGCTTTGACCTAGTTGGGTTCAGTATGGGTGGCATTGTCAGCCGCTACTATGTTCAACGTCTGGGTGGACTGGAGCGGGTAGAGCGCTTCATCACCATCGCCTCGCCTCACCACGGGACCTGGATGGGCTTCGCCCGCAACAACCTCGGCGCGGCACAAATGCGCCCCAACAGCCCTTTTCTGCGTGAGCTGAACCGGGACGTAGCGACCCTAGAAAAAGTCCAGTTCACCTCACTCTGGACCCCTTACGATTTGATGATTGTGCCAGCCAACAGCTCCGAGTTGCCGGTCGGTCGGAACCTACAAGTTCCCATCCTCACCCATGCTTGGATGATTAATCACCCCCGCAGCTTTCAAATCCTCACTGAAAGCCTGAGCGCGCCTTTAGTTAAGGCTTGA
- a CDS encoding DEAD/DEAH box helicase: MTFDNLGLSTDLLRAVAEQGYTEATPIQQQAIPAILQGQDVLASAQTGTGKTAGFTLPLLQRLSTARFSSTKPNKVQRTPRALVLTPTRELAAQVSDSVKTYGKYLPLRSAVVYGGVGIEPQIQMLRRGVDILVATPGRLLDHLGQKTLDLSQVEILVLDECDRMLDMGFINDIRKILAKLPASRQTLMFSATFSKAIQQLANTLLESPILIEVAPRNTAAEQVQQVVHPVDRERKRELLSYMIGFHNWQQVLVFTRTKHGANRLAEQLAKDGLKTSAIHGNKTQAARTRALNDFKQGKVRVLVATDVASRGLDIDQLPHVVNFELPDVPEDYVHRIGRTGRAGNEGRAVSLVCGDEYPLLKNIERLLNQTLAKDVIAGYEPTAPIQTGTEPTNRKRSSQGQGRGNRAKSQAQSAPTRSRAQSQKAASAKPRAPKPLRTA, from the coding sequence ATGACATTTGATAACCTCGGTCTCTCGACCGACCTGCTTCGTGCTGTTGCTGAGCAGGGCTACACCGAAGCCACCCCTATTCAGCAGCAGGCAATTCCTGCGATTTTGCAAGGGCAAGACGTCCTAGCCAGCGCCCAAACTGGCACAGGCAAGACGGCGGGTTTTACCCTGCCTCTACTGCAACGCCTCAGCACCGCTAGATTCAGCTCTACCAAACCTAACAAGGTACAGCGCACACCTCGGGCCCTCGTGCTCACGCCCACCCGCGAACTTGCAGCTCAGGTTAGCGATAGTGTCAAAACCTATGGCAAGTACCTGCCTCTGCGCTCCGCTGTGGTCTATGGCGGTGTTGGCATCGAGCCGCAAATCCAAATGCTGCGCCGGGGGGTTGATATTCTAGTTGCCACTCCCGGTCGCCTACTCGACCATCTAGGGCAAAAAACTCTAGATCTGTCGCAGGTTGAGATCTTGGTGCTGGACGAATGCGACCGCATGCTAGACATGGGTTTCATCAACGATATCCGCAAGATTTTGGCGAAGCTACCAGCGTCAAGGCAAACGCTGATGTTTTCGGCCACCTTCTCCAAGGCCATCCAGCAGTTGGCCAACACCCTGCTAGAGTCGCCAATCCTGATCGAAGTTGCCCCCCGCAATACCGCCGCTGAACAAGTGCAACAGGTGGTGCATCCTGTCGATCGCGAGCGTAAGCGAGAACTGCTTTCTTACATGATTGGTTTCCACAATTGGCAGCAGGTGCTGGTCTTTACACGGACTAAGCATGGGGCCAACCGTCTAGCTGAGCAGTTGGCTAAAGACGGGCTGAAAACCTCAGCAATTCATGGCAACAAAACGCAGGCAGCCCGCACCCGTGCCCTCAATGACTTTAAGCAGGGGAAGGTTCGAGTCTTAGTGGCTACCGATGTGGCCTCTCGGGGTCTAGATATCGACCAGCTGCCTCACGTGGTCAATTTTGAGTTACCCGATGTACCCGAAGACTACGTGCACCGCATTGGTCGTACAGGTCGGGCTGGTAATGAAGGACGCGCTGTTTCCCTGGTTTGTGGCGATGAGTATCCGCTCCTGAAGAACATCGAACGCTTGCTCAATCAGACCCTTGCCAAAGATGTGATTGCAGGCTACGAGCCAACTGCTCCAATTCAGACTGGAACAGAGCCAACGAACCGCAAGCGCTCTAGCCAAGGTCAGGGTCGGGGTAACCGGGCGAAATCCCAGGCCCAATCTGCACCCACTCGCAGTAGAGCCCAAAGCCAAAAGGCAGCTTCAGCAAAACCTCGGGCTCCAAAACCGCTACGTACTGCTTAG
- a CDS encoding metalloregulator ArsR/SmtB family transcription factor produces the protein MTAKSNLDPSLGQRAKDRILHFLKTGGAQEAVALAQQLEITPMAIRQHLQTLRSQGLVSYTEQRRPLGRPVKLWQLTPASTHRFPDNHADLTLGLLEAMRSVFGEAGLAQILAERTQQQILSYSSQITATALNERIQGLVTLRSREGYMAEVVSQSDGSWLLIENHCPICAAAQTCQGLCGSELEVFQAILGPETQIERTEHLLNNSRRCAYRIKPQPHQTPAVSNPEQTQNVKGDT, from the coding sequence ATGACTGCTAAATCCAACTTAGACCCTAGCCTCGGCCAACGCGCCAAGGACCGGATTCTGCACTTTCTGAAAACAGGAGGAGCCCAGGAAGCGGTAGCCCTAGCTCAACAGCTTGAGATAACTCCAATGGCAATCCGGCAGCATTTGCAAACGCTGCGAAGTCAGGGATTGGTGAGCTACACCGAGCAACGCCGCCCATTGGGCCGCCCAGTCAAGCTCTGGCAACTCACCCCAGCGTCAACACACCGCTTTCCTGACAACCATGCCGACCTCACGCTTGGCTTGCTAGAAGCAATGCGCTCTGTGTTTGGAGAGGCGGGTCTGGCGCAAATTCTGGCAGAGCGAACCCAGCAGCAAATTCTCTCCTATAGCAGTCAAATCACGGCAACCGCCCTAAACGAGCGCATCCAAGGGCTGGTGACCCTGCGCAGCCGTGAGGGATATATGGCAGAGGTTGTTTCGCAAAGTGACGGCTCCTGGCTGCTGATCGAAAACCACTGCCCAATCTGTGCCGCAGCCCAAACCTGTCAGGGGCTTTGTGGTTCTGAACTAGAAGTGTTTCAGGCCATTCTCGGTCCAGAGACCCAAATTGAGCGCACCGAGCACTTGCTCAACAACTCCCGTCGCTGTGCTTATCGCATCAAACCCCAGCCGCATCAAACCCCAGCTGTATCAAACCCAGAACAAACCCAGAATGTTAAGGGTGATACCTAG
- a CDS encoding TIGR03643 family protein has product MNLPDLDTESINRVLEMAWEDRTPFEAIALQFGLQEKQVIALMRREMKTSSFRMWRRRVSGRKTKHLKERDFLAGRFRSQNQKGS; this is encoded by the coding sequence ATGAATTTACCTGACTTAGATACTGAGAGCATCAATCGTGTTCTTGAAATGGCCTGGGAAGACCGCACCCCGTTTGAAGCCATTGCTCTCCAATTTGGGCTTCAGGAGAAACAAGTGATTGCCCTCATGCGGCGGGAGATGAAGACCTCTAGTTTCAGGATGTGGCGTCGGCGGGTGAGCGGACGTAAAACCAAGCATCTCAAAGAGCGCGACTTTTTAGCCGGACGTTTCCGCTCGCAGAATCAAAAGGGCTCTTAA
- a CDS encoding glucose-6-phosphate isomerase — MDPTALWQRYQEWLYYHPGLGFYLDISRMRFSPEFVEQIQPRFERAFADMKLLERGAISNPDEHRMVGHYWLRAPELAPNRQLQQEISSTVDKIEAFAQKIHSGAIKPPGASKFTDLLSIGIGGSALGPQFVAEALAPDVPPLQIHFIDNTDPDGIDRVLAQLQGRLSSTLVSTTSKSGGTPDTRNGMVEVQKAYQAAGLKFADHAVAVTGPGSGLDQLADSEGWIERFPMEDWVGGRTSELSAVGLLPAALQGIDIRAMLAGAKEMDEATRVTNLRTNPSALLAMCWYFAGNGKGEKDMVVLPYKDRLLLFSRYLQQLVMESLGKEKDLDGNVVHQGIAVYGNKGSTDQHAYVQQLREGVHNFFATFIEVLKDRNGTSSEVEAGATAGDYLSGFLLGTRAALYDNGRDSVTVTIPEVTPKNVGALIALYERAVSFYGSLVNINAYHQPGVEAGKKAAATVLDLQRQVVNALSRQPLSLSDLAQKLGKPEQVETIYKILRHLAANERSVVLQGDPSQPNTLTVLAR, encoded by the coding sequence ATGGACCCTACAGCACTGTGGCAACGCTATCAGGAATGGCTGTACTATCACCCCGGCCTGGGCTTCTATCTAGATATCAGCCGGATGCGTTTCTCACCTGAGTTTGTGGAGCAGATACAGCCTCGGTTCGAACGAGCTTTTGCTGACATGAAATTGCTGGAAAGGGGTGCCATCTCGAACCCCGACGAGCATCGCATGGTGGGTCACTATTGGCTGCGGGCTCCAGAACTAGCCCCAAACCGGCAACTTCAGCAGGAGATCTCTAGCACCGTAGACAAAATCGAAGCCTTCGCCCAGAAAATCCACAGCGGCGCGATCAAGCCGCCTGGTGCGTCCAAGTTTACAGACTTGCTCTCGATTGGCATTGGCGGCTCCGCATTGGGACCCCAATTTGTAGCAGAGGCCTTAGCCCCTGACGTTCCGCCGCTACAGATTCACTTCATTGACAATACTGATCCTGACGGGATCGACCGCGTGCTGGCTCAACTCCAAGGCCGTCTGTCTAGCACTCTGGTAAGCACAACCTCCAAGTCCGGCGGCACACCCGACACCCGCAACGGCATGGTTGAGGTTCAGAAAGCCTATCAAGCCGCAGGACTCAAATTTGCTGATCATGCGGTTGCTGTCACCGGACCGGGCAGCGGTCTCGACCAGCTAGCCGATTCTGAAGGCTGGATCGAACGCTTCCCCATGGAAGACTGGGTGGGCGGACGCACCTCCGAACTTTCGGCGGTCGGTCTGCTGCCTGCTGCTCTCCAAGGCATTGATATTCGGGCAATGCTAGCCGGGGCCAAAGAAATGGACGAAGCAACCCGCGTTACCAATCTGCGCACCAATCCCTCAGCTCTGCTCGCCATGTGTTGGTACTTCGCAGGCAACGGCAAGGGCGAGAAGGACATGGTCGTTCTACCCTACAAAGACCGTTTGCTTCTGTTCTCCCGTTACCTGCAACAACTGGTGATGGAGTCGCTGGGCAAAGAAAAAGACTTGGACGGTAACGTTGTTCATCAAGGCATTGCTGTCTACGGCAATAAAGGCTCCACAGACCAGCACGCCTATGTGCAACAGCTGCGAGAAGGCGTACACAACTTCTTCGCGACCTTCATCGAAGTGCTCAAAGACCGTAACGGTACTTCCTCGGAGGTTGAAGCAGGTGCAACTGCCGGTGACTATCTGAGTGGCTTTCTGCTAGGTACCCGCGCTGCCCTCTACGACAATGGTCGGGACTCGGTCACCGTCACCATTCCTGAAGTCACCCCTAAAAACGTTGGTGCCTTAATCGCACTTTACGAGCGGGCTGTCAGCTTCTACGGCTCCCTCGTCAACATCAATGCCTATCACCAGCCTGGCGTCGAGGCAGGCAAGAAAGCCGCCGCCACCGTCCTGGACCTACAGCGCCAAGTCGTCAACGCCCTATCCAGGCAACCGCTCTCCCTGAGCGATCTGGCGCAGAAACTAGGCAAGCCCGAGCAAGTCGAAACCATTTACAAAATTCTGCGACATTTGGCAGCCAACGAGCGGTCAGTGGTGCTCCAGGGTGACCCAAGCCAACCCAATACCCTGACGGTCCTAGCCCGCTAG